In the Arachis hypogaea cultivar Tifrunner chromosome 20, arahy.Tifrunner.gnm2.J5K5, whole genome shotgun sequence genome, AAAATGTAACTGTTGgtaaaaaagtgaattttttttattatcagtgGTTTTGACCATAAAAATAATGTTTCGactataaaaatagaaatagataaGTTGAAGTTGAAAAAAGATGGTACAAAAAGCGTTTGGGTTGAAAgggtagttattttttttttttttaatcatcaagGCTACTTGACCTTCAAATTGAGTGAAAGATATGGATGTGGAATTTGAACAGCAAATTAAagaaacttaaaattttgaagaCCAAGAAAgatataaatatcaaaatttgGTGTTCAAAATTCTTTATAGTCAAAGTAAAGTCATAGCGGAGACAAAAAAAGGAATTAAGATAGTAGATAAACATGCTCCATAGCAAGTCTATTTTCATGATCTATAAATAGTAAAAATTCAGAAGAATTTAGAGACTTCAATCATAAATACTAGATCATCACATAAACTTATAAAATTTTCGGTCTCCACGAACGACGAAAAAATATAAAGTGCAAGTGCATGTGAGTGTTAGaagttaatttttaacttttttttccttttgtttatttGGTTcagtttcatttaatttctttgaattttattatttctttgtttaaatcAATATTTGGTGCTTTCtccatttaattatttattcttttaatgtTTATCATAAAATTTACTACTAGCAATTTTGACCTAGATTATCTTGAcactaattaaataatttttgggTCAAATTCACTTTTTTTTAGAGGAATTGTATCTATTTTACCATACTTATATTTTGATACAAATTCGTTTTGACATCACCTGTCGAAATCGACAAAAAAAAAACGAGTAAAACAATAACACACAAGTTCCTTTCAATTGTCTAgtttaagtgtgtgtttggattgtaGTTTGTCAAACtggaatttgaataaaaattattttatagaattgattttgaataaaagtaagtttgtgtcaatataatttatgtttggcaattctatactaaaattgattttaataaaataaatattgtttggataatattatttaaaatcatttttaaatacGTTGCCAAACACACCTAAGATGGTTTGGTCTAATTTATAAAGTGACAATTGACTGATTGCTACTGTTCAGTGATTTTCATAGAGCTAACACAATGTTCACCATAAATACACACAAGATTCTCTCATTATAGCTTAATGACACTTTTGATTGCAGATTTGTTTGGCAATGGGACTTGAATCACTCTTGACTCACGCTTATGTTTGATCGTGTAAGTCAAAATTATGTAAGGAtatagagaaacaaaaaaaattgtgaaataaataggggaaaaaaagctggaaaaatgatctaaaaattataaatagagagGAGGGAGACAAGAAGTGAGAATATAGAATGATTAGGGGAGGAAGAGTGCATGACAAGGTTCCTTTCGGCGAGTTCACGCCTCCCCTAATATTGCCATTAGGATTTGCACTAACCCTATGTACCCATTacactttctttgtttttataattAGTAGTTAGCTACCCGATTTTAAATCCAAATATGAATCAATTGATCTTTTGTTTGCTGAGTTTGGACATCTTTGAAGGCTGAAGCACGGGGTTtcggaataataataataataataagattaacttagtatagaaaaaaaaaaaagttccaaCTTTTAACCGATAGAAGATAAAATTCATACAACGTGAAATATACTTTCTGTTCTTTGAATTTGTcttagattttaaaaatattaatcaattttattttgttgtagttttgttttaataaattttttatttacattaaacatattttttacagttaaatttttaaaaaatttataattaatccaataataatatttGACAAGTAGAACTAATAGCAAAATTTTGTagagtaaagtattaaattagtttgtacttgttcttcaAATTATCGATATTGTTCTTGCAAcgctgttatgtaggacattccgttaaGGGTTAAGTACTAATTTCGTCTTTGAGGTCTGGGACGAAAATCAAATTTATTCCCaaccttttttttgttattaaaatcatccctaaTATTACAAAAcgttaaaaaattattcttttttactttaattatatttttttcaccaaattatcctttattattaataaaaataatatttaaaaaaatcaaaaccccACCCCACCCACTCCCGATCTCCTCGGTCTCTCCCCCCACCTCTCCCCCAATCCCCTTCCTTCAACTCTTCACCATCAACCTCTTCTTCTCACCTTCGCCGCGACAATTACCACTGCCGGAGGACACCCACCCCTCTACCCCTTCCTCTTCTCACTGCATCGGGGCCAATGTCTTCCCTGTATTCAAGCCAACATTAGTGAGGGTGTGCAAAGAAGAAAGTAACTGAATTTAACAGTTTCCAAAGCCACCAAGTTTACCAAGATCAATTCAATCCTTTGCAAAGAAGTTGTAAAGATGAATGGAACATTAACATTTTGTTAAGGCCTGGCCTAAACCACTATCGGGCTGGGCCGGGCCGGCCTGAGCACCACCCGACCCGGATGGTCGGGTAGGAGATGCTCAGtcgccgacccggacacgcgtccctgacagctaCGCTACAGCTGTCAGAATGGAGCATCAGGGAAGGCGGGCTTGTCCTTGATGGGCCCACCACTGACATGGTATATATGGGGAAGGTCctgcccttcccccaaggtacgtcacataccacTCAATCTTTACTCGCCTGCACACTTCACTGACTTGagtgtcggagtgtctttgcaagtgACACCCCCCTTTACATCCGAAGAGCTCGGGACCTCGCCTACCCTCAGCCCAAAGACGTGCGGCCAGACGACCTCCCCTTCTCTAACCAGAAAATCAACCCAACCCGTCCGGTatccgacctaccgaacattggcgtcGTCTGTGGGGACTCTAGTCGCTTGAATGGACGTTGTATTGGACCCGGGAGAGACAGGCCGCAAAGGGGAACCCTCTGCGACTTCTCCCAGACAGCGCACGAGGTTCCCTCCAAGACGTACCACCCGATCTCTCGAAAGACGCCCTTTCGGGGGAACTGGCGACAACcacgcactacaagaaaataagctttttgctacgcttttaaagcgtgccgaaaAGGGCAAAAAAACGtaccgatagcttttcgccacgctttttgagctatcggcacgcttttgaaagggtcacatctgcaagcgtgccgatagctctattgccacgctttttctATCTACTGGCACGCTTTGTTTTTTTTCCATGCTTTGATCTATTGGCACGCTTAAAAACGTAACTGTATGTATAACCAtgtagccacgcttttaaaacgtgccTAAAAGTAGACATAcaaccacgcttttaaagcatacTTAAAAGTAGACATACATCCACGCTTTCAAAGCGTACCAAAAAATAGATATACATCCAAGCGTGGCCTAAtccttttcaaataaaaaaaaaaaagaaaaaatagaaaataaaataaaaatattattaaattaatctttaaaataaaataaaatactaaaaaattaatctTCTATTGATTTATATGAATGAaacaattaagaaaaaataaattcaacttccaaaataaatatttaaaaaaattacaactttatatttaaaaaaatataatctaaCTCCTAAACAACATCCAAGACTTTTCAGCAATCTTTGACGCCGACACCAGGGCCAAGGAACTTCGCACTTGGCAAGAATCTGAAGAGAGAAAAGCAAGTATGTGAACTGAATTGAAAGCCAAAGTAACTAGTGACTTAATGCACGTTGATCAGCACTTCAACATATAGATAAATGCATAAATCAATTTAAGTTATATATACTTACAAATCTCTAGCGGCAACAGCAAGAATATCAACACAAAAACACAACACCAGGGCACAAGCTCTCTACTTGAGATTTTATGGTATCTATGACTTCAAAACCTCTAATAGAATTAGCATTAGGACCTGCTGTTATTTCTCCCGTAAAAGTTGATGTATCATCTAATAGCACTGATGCATCACATCCCCGAAACAAGAAATTATTAACAAAGAACGAAAATTAATTGTTTCCTAAAACTAAGATTGAAATAATGTACATATGGAATTCATTTATTTGCTACCTAAGAAATATAAGCTTTACTGTCAAGTTCTTCTTAAGTAAATTTAAACATGGATTTAAACTAGACTTGGTTTTAGTTTGTTATTAAGCAATTGAATCAAATGTTTGTTAGTGGAAATTAAAAGTCCTCCGCAATCTTTATTACACGTAGCAGATTCACAAGAATCGATATATTTAAGAGGAAATCACAGGAATGTTCAGCAATCTTTATGGAATATCCAACGTGCAGGCGGGAAAAAAACATATCAATATATTTAAGAGTTTTCCCCTTGAATAACAATAAGATCAAGTAGAAAGGGTTCTGGTAATAACAATAAGATCAAGTAACTACAAGATACCATGAACGTCATTAATTGTGACATACCCTGAATACCATATCAAAGTGTTGCTGCTGCCCAACATCTGTGACATATATAATCCATTCAGCCTTCTCTTCATTCGGCTACTGATTTAGTACACTTCAGAAAAACAGCAAGCAGTAACCAATttagaaaaatcatataaaattcatctTTGGTTGGATTCTCCTAAATTTTGGTGTGGTTGAACTAGACTTACCCATCTTTCATCCAGTTCAAGTCCCAGAATATTTTCACTTCTCTAGAAAAAGTTATGCCTCTCAAAATATGGTTTTGTTTTAAGAAAAGGTAGCTGTCACAGCAGTGAACAGCCCTGCTTCCAGAAGGcacaactttctctacaaaattcgaATTGTCCTAAAATTTGGACATAAAATACTAGACATCCTAATATTTCACCTCTCTTTGATTTCACCTCCAAAGAGTTTCAGAGTATTGAGATATGTGGTTTTGAAGTTGCTGTTCCAGAATTCAGACAGCATTCTTTCTGCAGAAAATGAccattttctaaaaatcatatctcccaaaccacaaatcagaaaattctgaaattttagggGAACAATCTAGACATCTCAAGGtttcatagaaaaataatttcactcaTTTTGAGTGGCTAGATTGCTGCCAGTTTTGTTCACAAAGTGCTGCCCGAAACTGCATAATTCTGCAACATGTAACCTTGGGTTTTGAGAGGTCAAAAATTGATTTCTAGCTTTTCACTCACTCTAACCTTGCATTCTAACTTTATTTTACCTATTGTGACTTGTTAAAAAGATTAAATCAGCCCCATGTGCTCAATAAGATCATCAACCAGCTCAAGGTTTTCAAAAGTGAAATAAcatgtactatatatatatatatatatatatatatatatatatatatatatatatataaatcagcCCCATGTGCTCAATAAGATCATCAACCAGCTCAAGGTTTTCAAAACTGAAATAActtgtactatatatatatatatatatatatatatatatatatatatatatatatatatatatatatatatatatatatatatacacacacaatgGATCCTCATTCATTTTTCAGCAAATAAAATTTCAGCAATCAATTTAACTCTCACCAAGTAAGGAGGATCTGCCACTACTATTTTGAAGGAATGCTTCAACTCCAGGGTGATTCCGATGGACGTTTATGAGTACCGTAAACTTAAAATCATGTTTGTTGTATAAAAGAGGCTTGATTTTAGGAGGAATAGTTCCACGGCCTGTAAATATATGAAGGGAGGGATAATCTTTAGCGAGAACTATTGAAATACATTTAATTGAGACgacaaataaaatgaaaaaagataaaagaacagAGAAAATAATTACCTGGTGCAAAAGCAAGACCTATAAAACAGTACTTGAGGTAAACCAGCATCCTGTACCTGTACATTTATCAAATAATTTGGAGGCATAACTGAAATTGAAAACTTAATAGTATAAAGGTATAGCctttgaaaaaatagaaaaagaaatcaTGACTATGAACTCATTTAGTTAGCTATATTTGTTGAACAAAACAATAGGATGATAGAAAAAGCTAACATGAACAGAAAAAGATCCATGAATATGAGGAGGAGAAATTCACTAAGCATTTCAAACTTGGGAGACATTTCAACAAAGAGGTAGAATAAATCAGAACAGATATATCAACCAACAGGATAAGAGTGTAGGACAAAATAGacatatcaatttcaaagggagaaatggagaaagagaaaactacaAAGTAGCGGTAGTGATTATGTTGAGAAAGGAATGCGCACATAATGTGAATATATAGGCAATGTAATTGAATAACAATTTCATATATCAGCATGAATGAAATTCAAATTAATGgatatatcatatatattttaACACCATTAGTGGCATTCAATTGGTTTGGTAATGATCATCACAATAACAAACTGATAGCACcaaactaataaataataataatcactaaAGTGTTAATCAGGGGTGTAGCAACATGAGACCTAAGATATGTTAGGAAGATTAGATAATATTTGAATCCCATTTTAGTGTAGACAGCCAATAAAGAGAAATGTCTGAAGTGAAAATGTctgaactgaaaaaaaaaaaactgaagggGAAAAAAGTTGGATGTAAACAAGAAAATGGgattcaaaaaatatttatacacaaataaatTAAGAGCTCTGTGTTTAGAACTCATAAATGATAATTACATTTCtcagaacttttttttttatatatgtcttTTTTGAAAGAAAATGTATTCATAAATCTATTGACAAGATCTATGTATTTCTCAAGTCCACAAATGTTCTGCAGCAACATGTTTTACATGGATACAGTGAAGGCAAACaagaataatatattaaaaatgacaGATGTAACATACCCAAGTGCAACAGCACTATCCTTTTGGCTATTTTGTAAGACTTCAAAGAGCTCCTCCAGAGGTGCCCTATAGTCATTTAGTCCTTTATTAAAGAGATACACCAGGGTGCTATACAGGCCATGCTCCCGGCATAATCTGACCACCTCAACAATGTATCAAATATAAGCACTCAACAGTTAGACAGTTAGGCCAATAGAAGAAATAAAGGGCAAGGGAAGAGGTTTTAGAAGAGCTAACAACAACCTGATTAAAATCCAATGATGAAATATCCATGTGAAGTACACATTGCTCAACCCGCTGTAACCACCCTTTAGCACTATAATGCTCTACCAGTTCTTGCATAATATTGAGAAGAGGGATAGAAATACAAAGAAGAAAGGTATTAGaagaattaagaatgaaaattCAAAAGCCAAAACTTACTGTCATTGCAGCAGAGGCTGGCTTCAGAAGTTGTGCAGCTTTAGCAAAACTGCTTTGCACAGAAAGTTGCCTAGATAACCAATCAAAAAGGTCTTTACGCCCTTCGGCACCAAGTTTAGAATCCATCAAGGCAATTGTAATATAAGGAACCTACAATAGTAGCATACTCAGAGGATAGACACAAGACAGAAGAATCACTTAACAAAAGATTGAAACAGACCATTTTATCAAGATGAACAGCAGCAAGCCACAAATCCAAAGTATTGAGTGCACATTCTCTCATGTGCTTCTTGTTGTCACCAAGGGATTTCAATATATCAGCCAGAATACCCTGAAACGAACAATAAAGCACAACTTGAGATGACAACACAAGATTATTAACAAgatagaaaatacaaaagcagaAAACGATCCAACAAGAAATAATCAGAACAAATAATCAGAACCAACAAGAAATAATCATAACTGAAAataggggtgtgcaaaaaaaaaactagtttcactgaactgaattgaaactgaactgaaactgttttaaataaaccagttttttaaaataaaaaactgaactgaaaccatagtttttatgaaaaccagtttattaaaaatcagtttttatggttcagtttagttttaaaccaaattaaaactggttttatttaaactctaaaattagtttttacatgctctttctctctctctctcccttcactttctctctccccttcccctctctctctcctctttctccccgctctctcccttctctctctttcccctttcttccttctctcccctctctctctctctctctctctctctctctctctctccttctctctctctctctctcccctttctctctctcatttccctctttctctctctcgctctccccatctctcttcctctctctctctctcccccttctctctcctttccctctctctctccgtctctttttctctctctcttccccctcTTTTTccctatcctctctctctctcctctccctcctctctctcccgctcccatctctcttcgtctttctctctctccctctctctctctctcctttcccgtctctcttcctctctctctcctcttctttctccctctcccctctctctccctctctcttccccttactttctctctctcccctccctcTCTCTtcgtctttctctctctctctctctctctctctctctctctctcctttctctc is a window encoding:
- the LOC112783816 gene encoding uncharacterized protein isoform X1, with product MQELVEHYSAKGWLQRVEQCVLHMDISSLDFNQVVRLCREHGLYSTLVYLFNKGLNDYRAPLEELFEVLQNSQKDSAVALGYRMLVYLKYCFIGLAFAPGRGTIPPKIKPLLYNKHDFKFTVLINVHRNHPGVEAFLQNSSGRSSLLVY
- the LOC112783816 gene encoding uncharacterized protein isoform X2; translated protein: MDISSLDFNQVVRLCREHGLYSTLVYLFNKGLNDYRAPLEELFEVLQNSQKDSAVALGYRMLVYLKYCFIGLAFAPGRGTIPPKIKPLLYNKHDFKFTVLINVHRNHPGVEAFLQNSSGRSSLLVY